A DNA window from Phragmites australis chromosome 11, lpPhrAust1.1, whole genome shotgun sequence contains the following coding sequences:
- the LOC133884491 gene encoding TOM1-like protein 6 isoform X1, with translation MYPVATGPPPARLPAASRVDKATSHLLQGPDWAVNLEICDTLNADRWQTKDVVKAVKKRLQNKDPKVQFFTLMLLETMMKNCGEYVHFEVAEQHVLQEMVKIIQKRHDMQVRDKALLLLDSWQEAFGGPGGKYPQYYWAYIELKRSGVMFPRRPVDAPPIFTPPATHQAYGSPRYPTGSLNERMTSDVETLSFQGLNNIRNVTELLCDMVNALNPADRMSVKDEIITDLVNQCRSNQQKLMRFVSSTGDEELLKQGLEINDRLQSVLAKHDAIASGSPLPVETPSREELHREDPKPQPSTPPVPHDKAHDEEDEDDEFAQIAKRKNKSVISSDEASSSAGDQALVPVDPAFSEVSSSVASNALVLLDPTPVSGTRTKEQDMIDLLSLTLYSPPEASADSSTQSQNGTQQSVMSNGPEVPSNYQPAAANGANYASSNQVYPTNQGYSPYNNYVAPWALTGLGAQTGAYAYPTQPPQYASSYPAPPWAMPASANSTNHFQPATNQMPNPAVAYVAPTATYPAPSQSYAAPSIHHVPSPTPRPMQKYNSFVSQTNNGPSMASDARMNSNQRPKETPAVATRPYYMPDNLFGDLIDVKSFGTRSKMNRSTSMPSPKGGGQPMIGGKK, from the exons ATGTACCCGGTGGCGACGGgcccgccgccggcgcggctGCCGGCGGCGTCGCGGGTGGACAAGGCCACGAGCCACCTGCTCCAGGGGCCCGACTGGGCCGTCAACCTCGAAATCTGCGACACCCTCAACGCCGACCGCTG GCAAACAAAGGATGTGGTAAAAGCAGTGAAGAAGCGATTGCAGAATAAGGACCCAAAAGTTCAATTCTTTACTTTGATG TTGTTGGAGACAATGATGAAGAACTGTGGTGAATACGTTCATTTTGAAGTTGCTGAGCAGCATGTTTTACAAGAGATGGTTAAAATTATCCAGAAGAGG CACGATATGCAAGTGAGGGATAAGGCATTATTACTTCTGGATTCATGGCAAGAGGCATTTGGTGGACCTGGAGGCAAATATCCACAGTATTACTGGGCTTACATTGAACTAAAG AGGTCAGGAGTAATGTTCCCACGACGTCCTGTGGATGCTCCTCCAATATTTACTCCTCCCGCAACACATCAGGCCTACGGTTCACCAAGATATCCTACTGGAAGTCTAAATGAGAGAATGACATCTGATGTTGAGACATTGAG TTTCCAGGGCTTGAATAATATTAGAAATGTAACAGAATTGCTGTGTGATATGGTGAATGCTTTGAACCCTGCTGATCGCATGTCTGTTAAAGATGAAATTATCACAGATCTTGTAAACCAATGTCGTTCAAATCAACAAAAGCTCATGCGATTTGTCAGTTCCACAGG GGATGAGGAGCTGCTAAAGCAAGGCCTAGAAATAAACGATCGCTTACAGAGTGTACTCGCAAAACATGATGCCATTGCTTCTGGTTCTCCATTACCAGTTGAAACACCAAGCAGAGAAGAGTTGCACAGAGAGGATCCAAAGCCACAGCCATCTACACCTCCAGTTCCACATGATAAGGCTcatgatgaagaggatgaagatgatgagttCGCTCAGATTGCAAAAAG GAAAAACAAATCTGTGATAAGCAGCGATGAGGCATCATCCAGTGCTGGTGATCAGGCACTGGTACCTGTTGATCCAGCATTTTCTGAAGTCTCATCTTCGGTTGCGAGCAATGCTCTGGTTCTTCTTGACCCGACTCCTGTTAGTGGTACCAGGACGAAAGAGCAGGATATGATTGATCTTCTCAGCCTCACCTTGTACAGTCCTCCTGAAGCATCTGCAGATTCTTCAACACAGAGCCAAAATGGGACTCAGCAGAGTGTCATGTCAAATGGGCCGGAAGTACCATCGAACTATCAGCCTGCTGCGGCGAATGGGGCAAATTATGCTTCCAGCAACCAGGTTTATCCAACAAACCAGGGATATAGTCCGTACAACAACTATGTGGCACCTTGGGCCCTAACTGGACTGGGTGCACAGACTGGAGCATATGCATATCCGACTCAACCCCCACAATATGCATCTAGCTATCCAGCACCGCCGTGGGCTATGCCTGCAAGTGCCAACTCAACTAATCATTTTCAGCCTGCGACAAACCAAATGCCAAACCCTGCTGTTGCTTATGTTGCTCCTACAGCTACCTATCCAGCTCCATCACAGTCGTATGCTGCTCCGTCAATACATCATGTGCCATCTCCAACCCCCAGGCCGATGCAAAAGTACAACTCTTTTGTTTCTCAAACGAACAATGGTCCGAGCATGGCTTCAGATGCTCGGATGAATTCGAATCAACGGCCAAAGGAAACTCCAGCTGTGGCAACCAGACCGTACTACATGCCGGACAATCTATTTGGCGATCTGATCGACGTGAAGAGTTTTGGTACTCGAAGTAAGATGAATAGATCGACCAGCATGCCTAGTCCAAAGGGTGGTGGTCAGCCTATGATTGGTGGAAAGAAATAG
- the LOC133884491 gene encoding TOM1-like protein 6 isoform X2: MLLETMMKNCGEYVHFEVAEQHVLQEMVKIIQKRHDMQVRDKALLLLDSWQEAFGGPGGKYPQYYWAYIELKRSGVMFPRRPVDAPPIFTPPATHQAYGSPRYPTGSLNERMTSDVETLSFQGLNNIRNVTELLCDMVNALNPADRMSVKDEIITDLVNQCRSNQQKLMRFVSSTGDEELLKQGLEINDRLQSVLAKHDAIASGSPLPVETPSREELHREDPKPQPSTPPVPHDKAHDEEDEDDEFAQIAKRKNKSVISSDEASSSAGDQALVPVDPAFSEVSSSVASNALVLLDPTPVSGTRTKEQDMIDLLSLTLYSPPEASADSSTQSQNGTQQSVMSNGPEVPSNYQPAAANGANYASSNQVYPTNQGYSPYNNYVAPWALTGLGAQTGAYAYPTQPPQYASSYPAPPWAMPASANSTNHFQPATNQMPNPAVAYVAPTATYPAPSQSYAAPSIHHVPSPTPRPMQKYNSFVSQTNNGPSMASDARMNSNQRPKETPAVATRPYYMPDNLFGDLIDVKSFGTRSKMNRSTSMPSPKGGGQPMIGGKK; this comes from the exons ATG TTGTTGGAGACAATGATGAAGAACTGTGGTGAATACGTTCATTTTGAAGTTGCTGAGCAGCATGTTTTACAAGAGATGGTTAAAATTATCCAGAAGAGG CACGATATGCAAGTGAGGGATAAGGCATTATTACTTCTGGATTCATGGCAAGAGGCATTTGGTGGACCTGGAGGCAAATATCCACAGTATTACTGGGCTTACATTGAACTAAAG AGGTCAGGAGTAATGTTCCCACGACGTCCTGTGGATGCTCCTCCAATATTTACTCCTCCCGCAACACATCAGGCCTACGGTTCACCAAGATATCCTACTGGAAGTCTAAATGAGAGAATGACATCTGATGTTGAGACATTGAG TTTCCAGGGCTTGAATAATATTAGAAATGTAACAGAATTGCTGTGTGATATGGTGAATGCTTTGAACCCTGCTGATCGCATGTCTGTTAAAGATGAAATTATCACAGATCTTGTAAACCAATGTCGTTCAAATCAACAAAAGCTCATGCGATTTGTCAGTTCCACAGG GGATGAGGAGCTGCTAAAGCAAGGCCTAGAAATAAACGATCGCTTACAGAGTGTACTCGCAAAACATGATGCCATTGCTTCTGGTTCTCCATTACCAGTTGAAACACCAAGCAGAGAAGAGTTGCACAGAGAGGATCCAAAGCCACAGCCATCTACACCTCCAGTTCCACATGATAAGGCTcatgatgaagaggatgaagatgatgagttCGCTCAGATTGCAAAAAG GAAAAACAAATCTGTGATAAGCAGCGATGAGGCATCATCCAGTGCTGGTGATCAGGCACTGGTACCTGTTGATCCAGCATTTTCTGAAGTCTCATCTTCGGTTGCGAGCAATGCTCTGGTTCTTCTTGACCCGACTCCTGTTAGTGGTACCAGGACGAAAGAGCAGGATATGATTGATCTTCTCAGCCTCACCTTGTACAGTCCTCCTGAAGCATCTGCAGATTCTTCAACACAGAGCCAAAATGGGACTCAGCAGAGTGTCATGTCAAATGGGCCGGAAGTACCATCGAACTATCAGCCTGCTGCGGCGAATGGGGCAAATTATGCTTCCAGCAACCAGGTTTATCCAACAAACCAGGGATATAGTCCGTACAACAACTATGTGGCACCTTGGGCCCTAACTGGACTGGGTGCACAGACTGGAGCATATGCATATCCGACTCAACCCCCACAATATGCATCTAGCTATCCAGCACCGCCGTGGGCTATGCCTGCAAGTGCCAACTCAACTAATCATTTTCAGCCTGCGACAAACCAAATGCCAAACCCTGCTGTTGCTTATGTTGCTCCTACAGCTACCTATCCAGCTCCATCACAGTCGTATGCTGCTCCGTCAATACATCATGTGCCATCTCCAACCCCCAGGCCGATGCAAAAGTACAACTCTTTTGTTTCTCAAACGAACAATGGTCCGAGCATGGCTTCAGATGCTCGGATGAATTCGAATCAACGGCCAAAGGAAACTCCAGCTGTGGCAACCAGACCGTACTACATGCCGGACAATCTATTTGGCGATCTGATCGACGTGAAGAGTTTTGGTACTCGAAGTAAGATGAATAGATCGACCAGCATGCCTAGTCCAAAGGGTGGTGGTCAGCCTATGATTGGTGGAAAGAAATAG
- the LOC133884492 gene encoding alanine--glyoxylate aminotransferase 2 homolog 3, mitochondrial-like — translation MQRLASSRRLLQAALAPGRANSSLAAAAVAAPAPENGVAPKMPHFGYTPPPYEGPRAEEIFRKRTEFLSPSFSHYYDRPLNIVDGKMQYLFDEDGRRYLDAFGGIATVCCGHCHPDVVEAIINQAKRIQHSTILYLNHAIADFAEALASKMPGDLKVVFFTNSGTEANELALMIARLYTGCNDIISLRNGYHGNAAGTMGATAQSNWKFNVVQSGVHHALNPDPYRGAFGSDGEKYARDVQEIIEFGTTGRVGGFISEAIQGVGGIVELAPGYLPAAYNMVRKAGGLCIADEVQVGVARTGSHFWGFEGHGVIPDIVTMAKGIGNGIPIGAVVTTPEIAQVLTRRCYFNTFGGNPVSTAGGHAVLKVLEKEKLQENAFVVGSYLKERLNMLKEKHDIIGDVRGRGFLLGVELVTDHQAKTPAKAEISQVMNQMKDMGVLVGKGGFYGNVFRITPPLCFTKEDSDFFIEVMDIALSKL, via the exons ATGCAGCGCCTCGCCTCCTCCCGGAGGCTCCTCCAGGCCGCGCTCGCCCCCGGCCGGGCAAACTccagcctcgccgccgccgccgtcgccgcgcccgcgccggaGAATGGCGTCGCCCCGAAGATGCCGCACTTCGGCTACACGCCGCCGCCGTACGAGGGGCCGCGGGCGGAGGAGATCTTCCGGAAGCGGACCGAGTTCCTCAGCCCCTCCTTCTCCCACTACTACGACCGTCCT TTGAACATAGTTGATGGAAAGATGCAGTACCTGTTTGACGAGGACGGTCGCCGTTACCTGGATGCTTTTGGTGGCATCGCAACCGTTTGTTGTGGGCACTGTCATCCTGATGTGGTTGAAGCCATAATCAACCAGGCAAAGAGGATACAACACTCCACGATTTTATATCTCAATCATGCCATTGCAGATTTTGCTGAGGCATTGGCATCCAAAATGCCTGGTGATCTGAAG GTTGTTTTCTTTACAAATTCTGGCACAGAGGCTAATGAACTTGCACTGATGATTGCACGGCTTTACACTGGTTGTAATGACATCATCTCGCTTAGAAATGGATACCACGGGAATGCTGCTGGAACAATGGGTGCTACTGCTCAGTCCAACTGGAAATTCAATGTCGTTCAG TCGGGAGTGCACCATGCGCTTAACCCAGACCCCTACAGAGGTGCTTTTGGTTCAGATGGCGAAAAGTATGCCAGAGATGTTCAGGAAATAATTGAATTTGGGACTACAGGGAGAGTCGGTGGTTTCATTTCAGAAGCCATACAG ggAGTTGGTGGAATAGTGGAATTGGCACCAGGATACTTGCCTGCGGCTTACAATATGGTAAGGAAAGCCGGTGGCCTCTGTATCGCTGACGAAGTCCAGGTGGGAGTTGCACGAACTGGAAGCCACTTCTGGGGATTTGAAGGGCATGGTGTCATCCCAGACATAGTGACCATGGCAAAG GGTATCGGAAACGGCATACCGATAGGAGCCGTTGTGACAACGCCTGAGATCGCTCAGGTGTTGACCCGTAGATGTTACTTCAACACCTTCGGTGGTAACCCTGTCAGCACCGCAGGCGGGCACGCAGTTCTCAAAGTGCTGGAGAAGGAGAAGCTCCAGGAGAACGCGTTTGTTGTAGGCTCCTATCTGAAGGAACGGCTTAATATGCTGAAAGAGAAGCATGACA TCATCGGTGATGTCAGGGGGAGAGGCTTccttcttggagttgagctGGTGACCGATCACCAAGCGAAAACCCCAGCCAAAGCAGAGATCTCTCAAGTCATGAACCAAATGAAAG ATATGGGCGTGTTGGTTGGGAAGGGTGGGTTCTACGGGAACGTGTTCAGGATAACACCGCCGTTGTGCTTCACCAAAGAGGACTCCG ATTTCTTCATTGAAGTCATGGACATTGCGCTCTCGAAGCTGTGA